AAGCTCGTCCCTATCAAGGACAGTGAAACAGGTAAGACAAGGCCTGGACTCGGTGTAATGATTGGTACTCTTCAAACCGTTCAGCCCAAGGATTCTGCACATCAAATTACTTTTACCAATACAGAAATCGGCGGACCGTCAGCAGGCCTAATGTTTACGCTGGAAATATACAATCAGCTGACACCTGGAGATTTGACCAAAGGCCATATTATTGCAGGTACAGGGACCATCAATAAAGAAGGAACCGTCGGACCGATCGGCGGGGTCGTACACAAGATCGTTGCCGCAGATCGCGAGGATGCCGAGATCTTCTTCGTACCAGAGGCGAATTATGAGGAAGCGAAGAAGAAGGCGGAATCCATCAAGACGGACATGCTGCTCGTCCCTGTGGAAACGGCCGAGGATGCACTGGATTACATTGAGAAGCTTAATGTTAAAACCGAGGTGTAGTTGTATTATTGGCATTTAATAAATGGAAGCAATGTATAGCATAGGAGCCTGTGAATGAGAATGATCATGCACAGGCTCCTATGCTTATATGCAGCAGTGTTCAATTCTGAAATAGAGTCTTGGCTCTAAGTACATTAGACTCGCACAGGGGACTGATAATAATCTCTGTATATGAATTGGCTGTCAGCCGCTCCCATGCCAAGACCATATAGAGCGGTCGCCTGAATGTCTCGGGTCAGCTGAGGGTGGCTGAAGGCTGAAGGCTTGATGACAACCGGTAAGGTTGCTTTTTTCTTCATTTCTTTTAGCAACTCCTGTCCTCTGTTGTTAAAGCCAAGAACCCGGATATAATGAGGTCCCTCGGCCAGCACAGAGGGCGATAATTCATCCTTTTTATGGTGCAGCAAAATATGAATCAGCATGCGCTGGAGCTTGGTGCGTGTATATCGTTTTGTTTTTAACGCTTCAAGGAGTGAGTCGACGGACAGCTCCGTGAGCTTGGGGAGCTGGTTTAGTATGCGGTGCTCGAGTCCTTCGGTTACCTCGGCATATTGGGCCAGCTCTGCTGCGCTAGAGGTCACCAGCTGGGCAAGCAAGGCATCCTTGAAGCGCTCCAGGTGAACCGGAGCGCGTCCTTCCTGCCATTCGCGCTGCAGAATGGCAAGCGTTGCAGCCGGCACGTAAGGGGCCGCTGCTTCGGGTCCTGCGCCGAGGAGCAGCCGGCGCACGGCCGTGGCACTGGCGATGCTGCCGGGTCCCGGCATCGCATCGTGATAACCGGCGCCGGTACGCTGCGCCGTGAAGGGCCGGATCGCGCTGCTGAGCCGCTTCAGCGCGATCATATAATGCAGCCCAAGTGTATTGTTGGGCTGCTTGAGCAGTGCCAGGGCCCCCGCAGCGTCACCGCCGGGGGCCAGCTCCGCCGCAGCCGCTGCGTAGGCTGCGGGGTAGCTTGCGCCTTGCTGCAGCTGCCGCTGGATAGCCTCCGACAGCGCCTTCGGCTCGCTGGCGAGGAGGTCTGCCATGGCAGCAAGCGGCGCAAGCTCTCCAGATTCGCTGCCGAAGCACAGCGAATCGACAACTCCTGTATGGTGCAGGGTTGCCACGGCACCATGGGCAAACCACTCTGCCGGTCCTACCGCATAGGAGACCGGCAGCTCAAGCACAAGATCGACGCCCATGGCGAGCGCCATCTCGGCCCGGGCCCATTTGCTCAGCATTGCAGGCTCGCCCCGCTGCAGAAAGTGGCCGCTCATGACGGCGACGCTTGTATCGGCTTCGGTTATTTTTTTGGAAGCTTCCAGATGGTATACATGTCCGTTATGCATCGGATTATATTCTACGATCAGGCCCACGGTTCTACTCATAATATATTTCACACTCCCTGTTGCATTCGGTAAGGCTTATCTGATAGGTTTATAGAGTCTATTATATCCAAGTTGCAGCAGGTATGATGAATGAATTGCATAATGGGTGACGGGTGCGGTGCATTTAGCCTGGATAAATGGATATACAGGTGTAAAGTTTAAAGTGTTGACAAACCTCTTTCAAAATCGGTATAATGATTTTTGTTTGTTAGACTGTTTTTCAACATAACTAGCGCTGTATTTGAAGCATACTACAAATGTTGTTAAAATGGTTTATCGTCTGGAGTGATCAACGTGGAAATGTCATTTCGCAAGATGGCCTCGGCTGCTGGACCGATGAAGTTTACAGAGTCGCTGGATATCAGCCATCTAATTCGAAACAACAAGGAAATCACAGCCGTATCCCCGATGCAGGTGGAACTCACATTTACTGCATTGCCGGAAGGCGTGGTAGATGTTCAAGGAACGTTATCAGCCGAAGCAGATATGCTCTGCTCTCGTTGTCTAGGAAATGTCCATGAGCATTTAAATATGAAATTCGCCGAGCAGTTCAAGCAAGGAACCGAGCCGGAGGAAGTTGAAGAAGAGGATGATACCTTGTACGTGGAAGAGGATACAGTGAATTTGGTTCCTTTCCTGGAAGAATATTTCCTGCTTCATCTTCCGTTTGCCCCGCTGTGCAAGTCGGATTGCAAAGGGCTGTGCCCGAGCTGTGGAACCGACTTGAACACGAGCAGCTGCGATTGTGACAATACGCCAATCGATCCGCGGCTTGCAGGGCTTAAGGATTTCTTTAAATAAGAACAAGATTATTTCTTTTTCTTAAGGTTTGACTTTGATAAGGAGGTGGGAATTGTGGCAGTACCTCAACGGAGAACATCCAAAACTCGTCGTGACAAACGTCGTACTCACTTTAAATTGGCTGTGCCAGGCATGGTGAAATGTGAACAATGCGGAGAATTGAAGCTTGCTCATCACGTATGCAAAGTGTGCGGAACGTACAAATCTAGAGAGATCATCTCTCAATAATATTTTTGTTCAAAAGTAGCGCTTCATCTATAGCGGATGAAGTGCTATTTTTTTGCGAAAAAGTGACCGCCCCTTTCTTTTTGGTGCTACATGTTTTATACTAAGCATTAGTACCTGGTTCTAACCAGTGTGCCTTTTTAATTATTTTCAAATTGATTTTTAATCAGTAAAAGTTTGCGTACATACGAACAGTGATGGTTGATGAACAATTCGGTTGCTTAATTACGACCTAAGGACGTTATATTAAGCATTGTTCACTGCCAGAGGATAAAGAGCTGTACGCTGGTGTCATATAGATGACTAATATAGAGTTAACGGGTCTTTTTGAAGTCACATAAGCAGGGGGTGCTTGATCATAGAACGAATACCTAAGCGACAAAGACAGCAGCAGCTAACTCAGATGATTGAGGATAACCCTTTTATCACAGATCAAGAGCTGACAAGATTACTTAAGGTGAGCATTCAGACGATTCGACTGGATCGGATGGAGCTTGGCATACCTGAACTTCGTGAGCGGATGAAGCTGATGGCTGAGAGATCGTATGATCAAGTGCGCTCATTGCCTTTGCATGAAATTATCGGGGATATAGTAGACCTTCAGCTGGATAAGAGCGGGATTTCTATTTTTGAAATTAGAGAAGAGCATGTATTTTCAAGAACAGGAATAGCTCGTGGCCATTATGTTTTTGCACAAGCGAACTCACTTGCTGTTGCTGTTATTAACGATGAGATTGCGCTGACCGCTTCTGCGGACATCCGGTTTGTAAGACCGGTGCATCTGGGGGAAAAATGTATTGCGAAGGCATATGTGCGCTCCACTCCTGAGCAGAAGGGCAAGGCCAAGGTAGAAGTGTTTGCTTATGTCGGAGAGGAAATGGTGTTTCAAGGAAACTTCGTCATTTACCGATCCGCCGGGCAAGATAGTGACGAGGGGGGAGTTCATCATGAAGATCGTCATTGATGCGATGGGAGGCGATCATGCACCGGAGGCAACCGTCCAAGGTGCAGTGCTTGCTGCAAAGGAATGGAACGATACGGAGATCGTACTGGTCGGCGATGAAGCGAAGATCAACCCGTTGCTGGGCGCAGATCGCCCATCAGGTATTACTGTAATACATGCTTCAGAGGTTATCGGCTCAGATGATGAGCCCGTGAAGGCGGTTCGGCGGAAGAAGGACGCATCTATGGTTGTTGCCGGGCGTATGCTTCGAGAAGGACAGGCAGATGCAATGATCTCTGCAGGCAATACGGGCGCGCTGATGACGACAGGGCTTCTTGTCGTCGGCAGAATGGAGGGCATCGAGCGCCCGGCACTGGCCCCGATGATTCCTACGATCGACGATCGCGGAATGCTCGCTCTGGATCTTGGCGCGAACATGGATGCCAAGCCTGAGCATTTGGCCCAGTATGCACTTATGGGCAGCTT
This sequence is a window from Paenibacillus urinalis. Protein-coding genes within it:
- a CDS encoding YceD family protein, with the protein product MSFRKMASAAGPMKFTESLDISHLIRNNKEITAVSPMQVELTFTALPEGVVDVQGTLSAEADMLCSRCLGNVHEHLNMKFAEQFKQGTEPEEVEEEDDTLYVEEDTVNLVPFLEEYFLLHLPFAPLCKSDCKGLCPSCGTDLNTSSCDCDNTPIDPRLAGLKDFFK
- the fapR gene encoding transcription factor FapR, producing the protein MPKRQRQQQLTQMIEDNPFITDQELTRLLKVSIQTIRLDRMELGIPELRERMKLMAERSYDQVRSLPLHEIIGDIVDLQLDKSGISIFEIREEHVFSRTGIARGHYVFAQANSLAVAVINDEIALTASADIRFVRPVHLGEKCIAKAYVRSTPEQKGKAKVEVFAYVGEEMVFQGNFVIYRSAGQDSDEGGVHHEDRH
- the rpmF gene encoding 50S ribosomal protein L32 gives rise to the protein MAVPQRRTSKTRRDKRRTHFKLAVPGMVKCEQCGELKLAHHVCKVCGTYKSREIISQ
- a CDS encoding nucleotidyltransferase, yielding MSRTVGLIVEYNPMHNGHVYHLEASKKITEADTSVAVMSGHFLQRGEPAMLSKWARAEMALAMGVDLVLELPVSYAVGPAEWFAHGAVATLHHTGVVDSLCFGSESGELAPLAAMADLLASEPKALSEAIQRQLQQGASYPAAYAAAAAELAPGGDAAGALALLKQPNNTLGLHYMIALKRLSSAIRPFTAQRTGAGYHDAMPGPGSIASATAVRRLLLGAGPEAAAPYVPAATLAILQREWQEGRAPVHLERFKDALLAQLVTSSAAELAQYAEVTEGLEHRILNQLPKLTELSVDSLLEALKTKRYTRTKLQRMLIHILLHHKKDELSPSVLAEGPHYIRVLGFNNRGQELLKEMKKKATLPVVIKPSAFSHPQLTRDIQATALYGLGMGAADSQFIYRDYYQSPVRV